A portion of the Vespa velutina chromosome 5, iVesVel2.1, whole genome shotgun sequence genome contains these proteins:
- the LOC124949454 gene encoding nucleolar protein of 40 kDa-like, producing MVNCEVNQIFLGEIAAVQNYGAFVRIPGCSQQGLIHRSQVSSGHVDDVTEILQKGERVWCKVISVNDDGKIGLSMKHVNQGNGTDLDPNGVELQRDMQKKKAYVPQQRKTIQLEAVFNTTCTKCGTHGHLAKDCFVPPNGKKYELIPEVEDVSSIPKTQDEQEDKKIEKTEKAEKTEKTEKKHKTKKSKKRKKSKKSKQHTDDSSSDNEQTTKKSKKKRSKDHKQKKKKRNSSTSDTDSSDSSSQNIKSYKRKHSDRTEVRAKKCKHSKEKHTN from the exons atggtaAATTGTGAggtaaatcaaatatttcttgGCGAAATTGCTGCCGTTCAAAATTACGGTGCTTTCGTAAGAATACCTGGATGTTCGCAACAAGGATTGATACATAGATCACAG GTTAGTTCGGGTCACGTCGACGATGTTAcagaaattttacaaaaaggagaaagagtatGGTGTAAAGTTATTTCGGTGAATGACGATGGTAAAATTGGATTATCTATGAAACATGTTAATCAAGGAAATGGTACTGACTTGGACCCTAATGGAGTCGAATTACAAAGAgatatgcaaaagaaaaaagcctATGTTCCGCAACAACGAAAAACTATTCAATTAGAAGCTGTTTTTAATACAACATGTACAAAGTGTGGGACGCATGGACATTTGGCTAAAGATTGTTTTGTGCCGCCTAATGGAAAGAAGTATGAGTTAATACCAGAGGTAGAAGATGTATCATCTATTCCAAAGACACAGGATGAGCaagaagataagaagatagaaaaaacggaaaaagcagaaaagacagaaaagacagagaagaaacataaaacaaaaaaatcaaaaaaaagaaagaaatctaaGAAAAGTAAGCAGCATACTGATGACAGTAGTTCTGATAATGAGCAAACaacaaagaaaagtaagaagaagagatcCAAAGATCataagcaaaagaaaaaaaagcgtaACAGCAGTACCAGCGATACAGATTCTAGTGATAGTTCTAGTCAGAATATTAAAAGTTACAAACGGAAGCACTCGGATAGAACCGAAGTACGAGCAAAAAAGTGCAAACATTCGAAGGAAAAGcatacaaattaa
- the LOC124949456 gene encoding 26S proteasome non-ATPase regulatory subunit 9 isoform X2, whose product MKTREKSKMVVDMELQEAKDEVLRFIKDRDKIESDIRALRDVLDSNHVGMDDPLVDSEGYPRQDINVYQVRHARHRIICLTNDHKALMKKIEEGLHKVHSIFENQPEEPTATTSDIEEPFSTEPFLRVNLVSPSSPAEVAGIQVDDLIIEFGSINYGNFKTLKDIATLVEHNKFLW is encoded by the exons atgaaaacaagagaaaaaagcaaaatggTGGTCGATATGGAACTTCAAGAAGCAAAAGATGAGGTCCTTCGGtttataaaagatagagataaaattgAATCCGATATACGCGCGCTGAGAGATGTATTAGATAGC AACCATGTGGGTATGGATGATCCTCTGGTGGATTCTGAGGGGTATCCAAGACAGGATATCAACGTATATCAAGTCAGACATGCAAGGCATCggataatat GCCTTACAAATGATCATAAAGCATtgatgaaaaagatagaagaaggtTTACATAAAGTACATTCTATTTTTGAGAATCAACCAGAGGAGCCCACAGCAACAACCAGCGACATTGAAGAACCATTTTCAACAGAACCTTTCCTGAGAGTAAATTTGGTGTCACCTTCTTCTCCAGCTGAAGTAGCA GGGATTCAAGTCGACGATCTAATAATAGAATTTGGCTCTATTAATTATGGAAATTTTAAGACCTTAAAGGATATCGCGACATTAGTAGAACACA ataaatttctttgGTAG
- the LOC124949456 gene encoding 26S proteasome non-ATPase regulatory subunit 9 isoform X1, producing the protein MKTREKSKMVVDMELQEAKDEVLRFIKDRDKIESDIRALRDVLDSNHVGMDDPLVDSEGYPRQDINVYQVRHARHRIICLTNDHKALMKKIEEGLHKVHSIFENQPEEPTATTSDIEEPFSTEPFLRVNLVSPSSPAEVAGIQVDDLIIEFGSINYGNFKTLKDIATLVEHSRYKSLDIKLKRGSSILALTLIPRPWDGNGLLGCNVIPLEVVER; encoded by the exons atgaaaacaagagaaaaaagcaaaatggTGGTCGATATGGAACTTCAAGAAGCAAAAGATGAGGTCCTTCGGtttataaaagatagagataaaattgAATCCGATATACGCGCGCTGAGAGATGTATTAGATAGC AACCATGTGGGTATGGATGATCCTCTGGTGGATTCTGAGGGGTATCCAAGACAGGATATCAACGTATATCAAGTCAGACATGCAAGGCATCggataatat GCCTTACAAATGATCATAAAGCATtgatgaaaaagatagaagaaggtTTACATAAAGTACATTCTATTTTTGAGAATCAACCAGAGGAGCCCACAGCAACAACCAGCGACATTGAAGAACCATTTTCAACAGAACCTTTCCTGAGAGTAAATTTGGTGTCACCTTCTTCTCCAGCTGAAGTAGCA GGGATTCAAGTCGACGATCTAATAATAGAATTTGGCTCTATTAATTATGGAAATTTTAAGACCTTAAAGGATATCGCGACATTAGTAGAACACAGTAGGTATAAGTCTTTGGATATAAAACTTAAGCGTGGATCAAGTATCTTGGCCCTGACTTTAATACCACGTCCTTGGGATGGCAATGGTTTACTGGGATGTAATGTAATACCTCTAGAAGTTgttgaaagataa
- the LOC124949413 gene encoding uncharacterized protein LOC124949413: MNTQVIVAFCLFVFVFGVSCESTSLEQSNSLPLTFVYAVYPFYNTETLLQVWKNDESAEVYANVVTVNPGEQELTALNAGGTISRNETIDSNGNRNPQVLKNDAENVNAERLSQTRQQLRNYKTWRRSTDFQNE, translated from the exons ATGAATACCCAGGTGATC gTAGCATTTTGTCTATTTGTTTTCGTCTTTGGGGTATCATGCGAATCTACGTCGCTCGAACAATCTAATTCGTTACCCTTGACGTTCGTTTATGCTGTCTATCCGTTTTATAATACTGAAACGCTATTACAAGTTTGGAAAAATGATGAATCAGCCGAAGTTTACGCGAACGTAGTCACAGTGAATCCTGGTGAGCAGGAATTAACTGCTTTGAATGCCGGTGGTACAATCTCACGCAACGAAACTATTGATTCGAACGGGAATAGAAATCCACAAGTTCTGAAAAACGATGCTGAAAATGTAAATGCTGAACGTTTATCACAAACTAGACAGCAGCTTCGTAATTAC aaaacttGGCGCAGGAGTAcagattttcaaaatgaataa